The sequence ctttaactctacctttcgctatatagatgacgttctttcactaaacaattcaaaatttggtgactatgtagatcgcatctatcccatcgaattggagataaaggatactacagatacagttaaatcggcttcatatcttgacttacatctagaaattgacaatgagggtcggttgaagacaaaactttacgacaaaagagatgattttagctttccaattgcgaactttccatttctaagtagcaacattccagcagcacctgcatacggggtatatatctcccaattgatacgatattcccgtgcttgcatttcctatcatgattttcttgatagagggttactgctcacaaggaagctattaaaccaagagttccaaatggtgaagttgaaatcatcccttcgtaaattttacggacgccatcacgagttggttgaccgttgtggaataaccgtttcacaaatgatatcggatatgttccttacgtcgtaactacaatccccttcccttacaagaatttgacctaccgaataagactatttaccggatttgtaatcacataagcaacacgacgggtgccgcatgtggagcaggatctgcttacccttccggagcacctgagatctccctagtttttggttgggttcgtgttgtttattctttagttttctatgttgtgtcatgtgtactatttgtttctgtttgtctttttcatttttagccatggcgttgtcagtttgttttagatttacgagtttgactctccctttggtatctttcgtccctcttgtaTTAAAACTGCCTTCTATAGTAAGTGGCTTATTACTACCATAAGCGTACAAATTCTTAGACGATGTCTTAGACTCGCACTCAATCTTATTCTTCTTTAAGTGTTCCCAAAGTGTCTTATCTATAATGTTTACAGTTGCACCAGAATCAATCACCACAGGAACATCTATACCTCCAACattaactgtaaatttgataactttGCATTGATTCCCATGTATGGAAAATGCATAATCATCATCTTCGTTATCGTAATCTGGTTCATTGCATGTATCATCTGCAGACTCAACATGTCgcacatttgtttttcttgaatagtgattctttgaaaaaaatttcttcGACttgcaacatttttcaaaatgtccTTCATTTTGGCATAATCTGCATTTCTTCCCTTTTGCTGGGCATTTTGGGTTTGTTTTGTGATGTCCAGAAAACCCACATGCGTAgcatgatatttgtttaaactctgatttattttgattttgtttcttACTTGCATAAGTTGAAACTTTGTTGACAGATTCAATTGGTTGTTCTATCGAAGTTGCCTGTTTCCCTGTAGCTTCCATTGCATGTGTAGTTTCACGCAATTGCTGTAAGGTAACATTGTGCCTTTCTaataattttcttctcaatctCTTTGAACTACATTTGTCTATTACTTGGTCGCAAATAGCTTCGTCTACATTAccaaaattgcaataaataaCCTTTTGTCGTAACCTGGTTATATATTGCCCGGAATTGGTTCCTTTGAGTCATTTACTTGCGGTGTAAAGTGATTGTTCAAAATTTCTACAGCAACTTCGTACACTGTTTCATGTTCACCCGGGTCTCGTTCCACGAGGGTATAATACACATCTTGTACTTCCATTCAAGCACTGTGTAACAATAATGCTTTTTTCTGTTGTGCCTCTACAACTCCTTTACCTGTTGCATACAAATTAAAAGATCGAAGCCAGCGTGTCCATCTTTGTCCCAACGAATTAATGTCATTGCcaacgaaaaaaaaatggaaataaaccAACATCAGACAATATTGGACGTGCTTCTGCCATCTTTTGTTATCCTCGATTATCCTCGTCGCCAAATTGTAATGTATTGATTGTTGATGGTCATCAAACTACTGGATTTAACCAAATTAATAACACCAATAAAGTATCACATGTATTGTTCACATCAGACAAGCTAACAACATCCGGTTACACAAATAAAGCTAATAACTAAAAGGTTAATATGGTTAAATACCAAAATGAATAGCAAAGTACCAAATGAATATTACAGATATtacagataccagagggagagtcctCGAAATACTGTGTGGCAGACAGTAATTAATTATTacctcccttggtaaaactccaaatttcatatttaatgtgtttcattgttaaataatttacatgaagcttaataagtatatatttgttaattgcatagtttttgctttttgaattcattggttaaaaatatttattaatattgtaaagtttaatatttgcatcgtcgcatAATCTATGGTTACCTCCTTtggataccttcagtgagaaacatatatattatagatcCCGCATAAATTTTGTGAGATAACGACTGTGAAAGAGTTCTACAGCCAGACAAGGTCGATTTAAATTAGTACTAGATTGGAGAAAAATATGCGGAAATACAAGCCAAGCTTtccatcttcctatatatagaTCAGCGCAAACTACATGGCTTCTATTACTAAGGGTTATGTGAAGTAATGATTGATCTAATTCAactttcaaacgttgggcacgATATTCCTACAACCCCTAGGATTTATCACAGAATCTTCGACATTTCatccgcaaaacaaaataaaaatgttagaaaacacacgaaccaatattaaaacaaattcaatatatgttttaaattatgtttttaaaaactgtttttactcttatgtatagtgatcctatttcttattctctgatcttctTGATTCTTGGCAGGAACAACGACATGTGGCGGTTCTTTGTGGGGTTAAAGTCGTTATTTTGCCAAATTTTATTTGACTCGGTGGCTGTATATTAagctggaataagaaaaatgtccaaCGACGTTTTTCGTTAACTCAACGACTGAAAGTGAATTTTATAAGAAGATATAGCAAAAAATGAATAGAAAGAGTAAGACAAGataatatctaacaaaagtacaaatatttgcctcatgtgagttcaaatattgctgattcaataaaatcttctctacacagtcgtttttcaaacggtagccattttgtccaagttgatatttcatttttcaaagcagttaacgcgtattttttataattgatcaacGCAAAAGTTAGATACACGAAGAGTGAAAATTCAAAGATTCTTTTCTtattaactttatatttggGTCTTAACGGAATAAAATGCTTCCACACATACCAAAACGATAGCCCGAATCCTAATCCGTCTAACATCCTAAAGACGCTAATTTCCGACGTTACATGTgctaaagtttcaattaaatgttcatGGTAATCAAAACAAATCGTGTTATGAAATTTGGAAAAAGAGGTTGATGATTGTTGAAAAAAGAATAGTGCATGTTGCTATAAAATTCCGCCCGGGGACATAGGTTCGACAcaggttaaattttgcaatttttattcatCGTTTATAGCTTTTAacgatttatttaaaagaattgggaaatggaaaaaaatcccATTACATGAACTTCGTTCAACTTTTGCAAAGACAAATTGGAGACACAAGACAGTcctttaaatgtaaaatgcGAATTGAAATTCATGTTATAACTGTCGTGATGAAAGTAATTCCTGAACTAGCGAAGCCTGAACTTTTCGTCAGTCAATATAAACTTCTGCATGAAATGGAGGTAATTGAAAGACGAATCCCAAACAGCGACGAACCCGTTTCATCGAATTAATAAAACCCCGGGATTATATTTGCCGTTTTGCGGACGATCCAGGAGtagattaatatattttaaaatgtatatcagAAGTTAAACACTGTAGATGACTTAGGAAATAATTTTCAAGCCAAGGTTCAAGTAATTGAAGGGGTGTATTTCGACAACTTATGTGCCAGggaaaatacaattctattcaaatttaaccaatggactgggtaaaaatgttcgatttacttgcagagtgtcAGATATAGTTGTATTGGGGTTGAATTAAGATttagaaattttacaatgacagatgatatgcatcttgaaagttaaacatcctaaaatgaaagttttgtacatctaaaaatattgtttttatgaaaaaccgtatacatgtacttccgtcccatctttccttcctacattacttgcgacagtactacaattttagttgaaataacttaaaggGTTAACACTATTAAATCGATTTCAACAACTCGaggtaatttttgataaaatgacatcacaaaacgaacagaaccagaatcaaccaacaatataaaaaaccgAATAAAACTTGCATGTATTAATCGAAGTTAAAAACTCTCTTCGACATCGCATTTTAAGATTTAAGTACAGCTCTTTGTTAGAACTAGGCAGAGTGCGATACATGAAGGTTTCAGatttcttctatatttggtCTAGTAGAAGCAATAAATGAATACtgctcaaaaaataattttgagtggGAAAATATgagtggttgccatggtaacggacACTCTTTTTTTGGTTGTTAAGCATGGTAAAGTCTTTCAAAATACAGCTAAATCTTAAACGTCgtgttgtaggaacatcgtgcCCAAcgttttgaaagttgaaaagagCAATCAATACTTCAATTCACCCTTATTACAAGAAGCCATGTAGTTCGCTCTTATTTCTAGGGAGATGAAATGCTTGGCTTGAAATGTTAGCCCTTATATAATTTCACATATTATCATTTcttattgaaaaatgttatgaaaGATGAATAGGTGTATACTATTTCTGTAAAATAATGTCTATGTACATAACTGATATCGCTTCTAAAACATTATCTAAAACAGTGCAGACAAGAAGCTGGTCCTTGGCCATTAAAGTGGTCTGCTCCTGAAAGTATATACCATTGGAAGTTTGATGCTAAATCTGATGTGTGGAGTTATGGTGTAACACTGTGGGAGGCAACTTCATATGGTGAAAAACCTTACAGGGTAGGTGGTAATGTTACGCAAGCAATTTATTAGATAAAATTTAGGTGATAACATTAACGATGCTAATGTATCTGCATCAGATGTCCATTTCGACAGTAACTGTCTCTTCATTGTAATAACAT is a genomic window of Mytilus trossulus isolate FHL-02 chromosome 1, PNRI_Mtr1.1.1.hap1, whole genome shotgun sequence containing:
- the LOC134701188 gene encoding uncharacterized protein LOC134701188 codes for the protein MEATGKQATSIEQPIESVNKVSTYASKKQNQNKSEFKQISCYACGFSGHHKTNPKCPAKGKKCRLCQNEGHFEKCCKSKKFFSKNHYSRKTNVRHVESADDTCNEPDYDNEDDDYAFSIHGNQCKVIKFTVNVGGIDVPVVIDSGATVWEKLVDFQLKIPIDKSIQPVIQPLRRIPYHLRGKLEEKLNELVEQDIIEAVNGPSQWTSPIVVVPKKNGDIRICVNMRRANLAVMRERYPIPTVDEVPGNLRFELK